In Segatella copri, the DNA window CAAGAAAGTACCGTCCGATGACCTTCGATTCGGTTGTCGGACAGAGTGCATTGACCACCACTTTGAAGAATGCAGTGAAGAGCGGCAAGCTGGCGCACGCCTATCTTTTCTGCGGTCCGAGAGGTGTGGGCAAAACCACTTGTGCCCGCATTTTTGCGAAGGCAATCAACTGCGAGCATCCTCGTGAAGACGGCGAGGCATGCAACGAATGTGAGAGCTGCCGTGCCTTCAATGAGCAGCGTTCCTACAACATCTTCGAGCTGGATGCCGCCAGCAACAACGGTGTTGACCAGATTAAGGTTCTGATGGAGCAGACCCGCATTCCGCCTCAGGTGGGCAAGTATAAGGTGTTTATCATCGATGAGGTCCACATGCTCTCTACAGCTGCCTTCAACGCCTTTCTCAAGACGCTGGAAGAGCCACCTCAGCATGTCATCTTCATCCTCGCCACTACCGAGAAGCATAAGATTCTGCCTACCATCCTGAGCCGATGCCAGATTTACGACTTCGAGCGAATGACGGTAGCCAATACCATCAACCACCTGAAGATGGTGGCTGAGAAGGAAGGCATACAATATGAAGAGCAGGCGCTCGCCGTGATAGCCGAAAAGGCTGACGGAGGTATGCGCGATGCCCTCTCTATCTTCGACCAGGCTGCCAGCTTCTGCATGGGCAACATCACTTACCAGAAGGTAATCGAGGACCTGAACGTGCTCGACAGCGACAACTATTTCCGTCTGGTAGACCTGGCTCTGGAGAATAAGGTGGCCGAGATGATGGTTACACTCGACGGCATTCTGAGCCGCGGTTTCGATGGCGGCAACATGATACAGGGGCTTGCCCAGCACGTGCGCAATGTGATGATGGCGAAGGATCCTCAGACCCTGCCTCTGCTCGAAACCAGCGACGACCAGAAAGCCAAGTTCCAGGCTCAGGCCCAGAAGGCACCTACACCTTTCTTATATAAGGCGCTGGAACTGATGAACCAGTGCGATATCCATTACCGCGCCAGCAGCAACAAGCGATTACTGGTAGAGCTCACCCTGATACAGATAGGCCAGATTACGCAGCCCGAGGATCAGGATGTGCCTAGTGCGGGGCGTACGCCCAATAGATTAAAATCCCTGTTTCAGAAACTCCTGGCTCAGTCTAAGCTTGCCTCTCAGGGTGCAGGTTCTGAGCCTTCAGGCAGCAGCGAAAACCGGTCATCACAGCCGGGAGCGTCTGCTGCTACAGCTACTGCTGTGCCTTCGTCAGGGGCACCGACAGCCGCTTCTGCAGCCTCCAATGCTGCATCTTATCCTGCATCTTATTCTGCATCTGCCACCGCAGCCGCATCTGCCTCTCCAGAAGGCTCAGCCGCTGCCGGAGCTGCTACTGATGCTGCATCGCCTCACAAGCCACGACTCAAGAATATCAAGCTGGGCGGCATAGGCATGACTTTCTCTAACCTGAAGAAGAGGGA includes these proteins:
- a CDS encoding DNA polymerase III subunit gamma/tau; the protein is MEEYIVSARKYRPMTFDSVVGQSALTTTLKNAVKSGKLAHAYLFCGPRGVGKTTCARIFAKAINCEHPREDGEACNECESCRAFNEQRSYNIFELDAASNNGVDQIKVLMEQTRIPPQVGKYKVFIIDEVHMLSTAAFNAFLKTLEEPPQHVIFILATTEKHKILPTILSRCQIYDFERMTVANTINHLKMVAEKEGIQYEEQALAVIAEKADGGMRDALSIFDQAASFCMGNITYQKVIEDLNVLDSDNYFRLVDLALENKVAEMMVTLDGILSRGFDGGNMIQGLAQHVRNVMMAKDPQTLPLLETSDDQKAKFQAQAQKAPTPFLYKALELMNQCDIHYRASSNKRLLVELTLIQIGQITQPEDQDVPSAGRTPNRLKSLFQKLLAQSKLASQGAGSEPSGSSENRSSQPGASAATATAVPSSGAPTAASAASNAASYPASYSASATAAASASPEGSAAAGAATDAASPHKPRLKNIKLGGIGMTFSNLKKREENQRRLHSPYDDTNEEKATITGDQNEFTQEQVEATWFSMCMRMQNKLDFIGLANRMKSIVPKITNYPQIEVIINNQLLLDDVLNIKNRILKTFVLGLHNSELSITYRLADQEEVGKVLTKNEVLELLMEKNPAMKKLTKDLDLVMT